A single genomic interval of Corvus hawaiiensis isolate bCorHaw1 chromosome 5, bCorHaw1.pri.cur, whole genome shotgun sequence harbors:
- the LOC125326734 gene encoding prolow-density lipoprotein receptor-related protein 1-like isoform X2 yields MGRPPPPLRRVLVFLSILLPPLLPLAGSAAGAGTRRAPAASPTCAASRQAACAAGCIPVPWLCDGEQQCPDGTDEQCDVACGGDPHVWQCDDGRCVSSSWRCDGAADCLDGSDEQDCVCGTKKVQCPGTHHCIPHWELCDRHQDCEDGWDEEGCPQQPCLPGQWQCRNRVCIMAEWKCNGIDDCGDSSDEDVCAPCTPGMVRCDEGKCILESLMCDDKDDCLDGTDEPSTCGRSCFVRNGGCAETCADTHWGVQCSCGAGWVLQADGQSCADVDECSLEYSPCSQLCSNTPGTFSCGCLQGYTLRHGTACEVADNATQILVAVGQDLALLDVRTQAYRPLLSTETEPRALVYDLLRETYYWLTEDGELRVHHPGKGTKPLYADAREVNSISVDWFTGQLYWASSHPPAICAGLGDGRGYVTVLGKDIAPEQLTVHPAARSLYWVNRGQRGRAVIAAAGMDGSNRRELTVVSMEEPVGLSLDHVAGRLYWISEYKESIETLRVDGSGRHSFHAVLRSHTEPLGLAVFESRFFWTDGTELVSATWASPQEHAVLLRASISAFTVLHALQQPPRDTAACAPGLCSHLCLLSPVHPRGYKCACPEGLFLLPSGKCAELSIVYASGKAISLVHVGPGAHTKQVQEWQEPFHLQDVDWQRSVLYGTDDRGTLLRVVGHPGRREAIVTGLPVCSARVDIRSGDLYWLACNRRDIGMIQTSDMSPRILHRAHSSIQHLFLDWRRGALYWLARGQPLQQLSLAGGAPWDAWNETWPGDLPAAMDSRAFSVLWSSALGLRALSLTKRQAVTLAPSWPHGLMAAFEPYLVSANGTALLLWDRRTLALVLSMPAAGVQGAVAFVGSELQAVPPSKGTAVPLPPPVTTTMRTTTSTTATATTSTTPPPSQTTTALTTTPAPTSKATTSQTTRQSTSKKTTPAPTTARTTPTKPTTVQAASTSTTATRSFTTKISSPQPTTTTPHSSSSARVVTPTPSLRSSPAHPLTSVLHLSCSRTHVLCRDGTGCVAQEYLCDGEKDCADGSDEDGCAQLCNTPGAFHCARGAVCVRAGERCDGVPQCPDGSDETGCWTPTQECALRCDAATRCIPKSWLCDGHADCLDHTDEQGCVLKECGLTEFACRSGQCVALALHCDGDHDCQDGSDEEGCAVPRPLLCREGEVTCSHSGECVPEAWRCDGDADCRDGSDEQGCPWEEGLCGDRQWGCSRGLECIPDVWRCDGETDCTDSSNEAGCQPAPCQSHEYPCGLGSCLNASLVCNGRQDCADGSDEGGNCSVPCQRSCAHLCYPSPQGPRCWCGPGYRLAEDGLSCMDIDECTEWGKGACSQTCLNAPGSYSCGCLPGYLLEPDGHVCKLTGPEPKLLVAVQSEVLSYGLRSGHEEVVLATDKDRVVFSLDYDLVERKVFWMDLATESIHWQDLNSGKRGTLVKGVRSDCIAVDWLGRNLYWTDGAAGQVLATRLGAAWRGIPEYTVVMDGDLDQPHSLVLQPLAGLMYWSEVGSHARLMEASMDGSRRHVLLAQGLGWPTALALDLPTQRIFWLDEKLGSVGSAHLDGSSVKVLKLRWVRSPFAAAVCEGQLYWSERKTWSVQQVDKASGKNRTVLLKRQGQPHGLQVMHPALRPTAPNPCETRGCSHLCLLSARHTGQCRCPARLMLAANETTCLPVRDSAFALLVSPAAVAQVYLKDLPATAGSQGLPPHRALPLAKVSRLTAVDYAVKDKSLYFAEVGSNSIGLLRLKDWGRLSWKKAVAVEGTVTSLALDWLSGNLYWIGGQPPSIHVAAPRGRWALALLSEGLQGAAWLALCPRASTMCFVTAAGSHRHGAVVECAAMDGTGRRAVWRRARAPTGLAFGGAGSRLYWADHERGTISSVELDGSRFRVVREGLHGLSLFAIGEGFLLWSTTSTNGSSKIWHSRLEQADNWWFPMEQELVAMRIYSQFSQEGTNGCARSNGGCAQLCLPNPAGRQCRCSAGYHLVHGAACALAPPCPASLQACPDLQSCISREQVCDGRSDCADGSDESDCASVKVGMQVPAVAPSGMSHIEEQKPVSSIAAPQPQQPSPSLSAAAGPQEHGEPFVVPPSTEEVLGAVPCSSETCNLRGDCAIEAGRVTCHCALGYRGDYCEEAEVQPLAGPIVLGVAVLLLLAAAAVGALAYMRRRDRRRRTSSTASTRVLTLYHRESDPEEEDEEEEEELPPKSDTFVNEAYEGKEELPALLRKGPSHINTVFS; encoded by the exons AtgggccgccccccgccgccgctccgccggGTCCTCGTCTTCCTCAGCATCCTcctgccgccgctgctgccgctggcCGGGAGCGCCGCTGGCGCCGGGACACGCCGCGCCC CGGCCGCCAGCCCCACGTGTGCAGCCTCACGCCAGGCCGCCTGCGCTGCCGGCTGCATCCCCGTTCCCTGGCTCTGCGATGGCGAGCAGCAGTGTCCTGACGGCACGGACGAGCAGTGCG ATGTTGCCTGTGGTGGGGACCCCCATGTCTGGCAGTGTGACGATGGCCGGTGTGTTTCTAGCAGCTGGCGTTGCGATGGTGCCGCTGACTGCCTGGATGGCTCTGATGAGCAGGACTGTG TGTGCGGGACAAAGAAGGTGCAGTGTCCTGGCACCCACCACTGTATCCCGCACTGGGAGCTGTGCGATCGGCACCAAGACTGTGAGGATGGCTGGGACGAGGAGGGgtgtccccagcagccctgTCTGCCTGGGCAGTGGCAGTGCAGGAACAGGGTGTGCATCATGGCTGAGTGGAAGTGCAATGGGATTGATGACTGTGGTGATTCCTCGGATGAAGATGTCTGCG CCCCCTGTACACCTGGCATGGTGCGGTGCGATGAGGGCAAGTGTATCCTGGAGTCCCTGATGTGTGATGACAAGGATGACTGCCTGGATGGCACTGATGAGCCCAGCACATGTG GTCGGAGCTGCTTTGTACGCAACGGGGGCTGTGCAGAGACGTGTGCCGACACACACTGGGGAGTGCAGTGCTCCTGCGGGGctggctgggtgctgcaggcagATGGGCAAAGCTGTGCTG ATGTGGACGAGTGCTCCCTGGAGTACAGCCCCTGCAGCCAGCTGTGCAGCAACACCCCGGGCACTTTCAGCTGCGGCTGTCTCCAGGGCTACACCCTGCGGCATGGCACTGCCTGCGAAGTGGCAG ACAATGCAACACAGATCCTCGTGGCCGTGGGGCAGGACCTGGCCCTTCTGGATGTACGGACCCAAGCCTACCGGCCCCTGCTCTCCACTGAGACCGAACCCCGTGCCCTGGTGTATGACCTGCTCCGAGAAACCTACTACTGGCTGACAGAGGACGGAGAGCTCCGTGTTCACCACCCAGGGAAAGGCACAAAGCCTCTCTATGCAG ATGCCAGAGAGGTGAACAGCATTTCCGTGGACTGGTTCACAGGGCAGCTGTACTGGGCAAGCAGCCATCCTCCAGCcatctgtgctgggctgggcgaTGGCCGGGGTTATGtgacagtgctggggaaggacaTTGCACCAGAGCAGCTGACAGTACATCCAGCTGCAAG GTCCCTGTACTGGGTCAACCGTGGACAGAGGGGCCGGGCAGTCATTGCTGCAGCCGGCATGGATGGCTCAAACCGGCGGGAGCTCACAGTTGTGTCCATGGAGGAGCCtgtggggctgagcctggaCCATGTGGCTGGCAGGCTGTACTGGATCAGCGAGTACAAGGAG tccatCGAGACGCTGCGGGTGGATGGCAGCGGGCGCCACTCCTTCCACGCTGTTTTGCGGAGCCATACGGAGCCTCTGGGCCTGGCCGTGTTTGAGAGCCGGTTCTTCTGGACCGATGGCACAGAGCTGGTGTCAGCAACCTGGGCCTCTCCCCAGGAGCACGCAGTGCTGCTCCGTGCCTCTATCTCGGCTTTCACTGTGCTGCACGCACTGCAGCAGCCTCCCC GGGACACTGCTGCATGTGCTCCGGGCCTGTGCAGTCACCTTTGCCTTCTGTCCCCTGTGCACCCTCGGGGCTACAAATGTGCGTGTCCAGAGggcctcttcctcctgccctcGGGGAAGTGTGCAG agctgtccATTGTGTATGCATCAGGAAAGGCCATCTCCCTGGTGCATGTAGGCCCTGGAGCACACACCAAGCAGGTGCAGGAGTGGCAGGAGCCTTTCCATCTGCAAGATGTGGACTGGCAGAGGTCAGTACTCTATGGGACAGATGACCGTGGGACTCTGCTGCGTGTTGTGGGCCACCCTGGCAGGAGAGAGGCCATTGTGACTGGGCTGCCAG TGTGCTCTGCCCGTGTGGACATCCGCTCGGGGGACCTGTACTGGCTCGCATGTAACCGGAGGGACATCGGGATGATCCAGACATCTGACATGTCCCCGCGCATCCTGCACCGGGCTCACAGCAGCATCCAACACCTCTTCTTGGACTGGCGGCGTGGTGCTCTCTACTGGCTGGCTCGcgggcagcccctgcagcagctgagcctggCGGGGGGTGCTCCATGGGATGCCTGGAATGAGACGTGGCCTGGAGACCTGCCTGCAGCCATGGATAGCAGAGCCTTCAGTGTGCTCTggagctcagccctgg GCCTGCGGGCGCTGAGTCTGACCAAGCGGCAAGCAGTCACCCTGGCACCCAGCTGGCCCCATGGCCTCATGGCCGCCTTTGAGCCATACCTGGTGTCGGCAAAtgggacagctctgctgctgtgggaccGGAGGACACTGGCCCTCGTGCTGTCCATGCCGGCAGCAGGTGTGCAGGGAGCGGTGGCCTTCGTGGgctcagagctgcaggctg TGCCACCAAGCAAAGGGACTGCCGTGCCACTCCCTCCACCTGTGACAACCACTATGAGGACAACCACAAGCACCACTGCTACTGCTACCACCTCCACAACACCACCGCCAAGCCAGACCACCACGGCACTCACCACTACTCCTGCACCAACCAGCAAAGCTACCACATCACAAACCACCAGACAGTCCACATCAAAGAAGACCACCCCAGCACCAACCACTGCCCGGACCACACCAACCAAGCCTACCACTGTGCAGgcagccagcaccagcaccacagCCACTCGGTCTTTTACAACTAAGATCAGTTCCCCACAGCCAACCACTACCACCCCACACTCAAGCAGTTCTGCACGGGTAGTGACACCTACCCCATCCCTCCGGTCCAGCCCGGCACACCCCTTGACCTCAGTTCTCCATCTGTCCTGTTCTCGCACGCATGTGCTCTGCCGTGATGGCACTGGGTGCGTGGCCCAGGAGTACCTGTGTGATGGGGAGAAGGACTGTGCAGACGGCTCTGATGAGGATGGGTGCGCCCAGCTCTGCAACACCCCAG GGGCCTTCCACTGTGCAAGAGGAGCTGTGTGCGTCAGGGCGGGAGAGCGCTGCGATGGGGTGCCACAGTGCCCCGATGGCTCAGATGAGACAGGCTGCTGGACCCCCACGCAGGAGTGTGCCCTGCGCTGCGATGCTGCCACCCGCTGCATCCCCAAGAGCTGGCTCTGTGATGGCCATGCCGACTGCCTGGACCACACTGatgagcagggctgtg TGCTGAAGGAGTGTGGTCTGACTGAGTTTGCCTGTCGGAGTGGGCAGTGTgtggccctggccctgcactgTGATGGTGACCACGACTGCCAGGATGGCTCAGATGaggagggctgtgctgtgccccgGCCGCTGCTCtgccgtgagggtgaggtgacCTGTTCCCACAGCGGGGAGTGTGTGCCGGAGGCCTGGCGCTGTGATGGTGATGCTGACTGCAGGGATGGCTCAGATGAGCAG GGCTGTCCTTGGGAGGAAGGGCTGTGTGGGGACCGGCAGTGGGGCTGCTCCCGTGGCCTTGAGTGCATCCCTGATGTCTGGCGCTGTGATGGAGAGACTGACTGCACAGATAGCAGTAATGAGGCTGGCT GCcagcctgctccctgccagAGTCACGAGTACCCCTGCGGGCTGGGGTCCTGCCTGAATGCATCCCTGGTGTGCAACGGCCGGCAGGACTGCGCGGATGGCTCAGATGAGGGGGGGAACTGCTCTGTGCCCTGCCAGCGGTCCTGCGCTCATCTTTGCTACCCCTCGCCCCAGGGCCCT CGGTGCTGGTGTGGCCCAGGCTATCGGCTTGCTGAGGATGGTCTGTCCTGCATGGACATAGATGAGTGCACGGAGTGGGGCAAGGGAGCCTGCAGCCAGACATGCCTCAATGCCCCAGGGTCCTACAGCTGTGGCTGTCTCCCTGGCTACCTGCTGGAGCCCGATGGCCATGTCTGCAAACTCACTG GACCAGAGCCCaagctgctggtggctgtgcAGTCTGAGGTGTTGTCCTATGGCCTGCGGAGTGGGCATGAGGAGGTGGTGCTGGCCACTGACAAGGATCGTGTTGTCTTCTCACTTGACTATGACTTGGTGGAGAGGAAAGTCTTCTGGATGGACCTGGCCACAGAGAGCATCCACTGGCAGGATCTCAACTCGGGAAAGAGAGGCACACTGGTGAAAG GTGTGAGATCAGACTGTATAGCAGTGGACTGGCTTGGGAGAAACCTGTACTGGACAGatggggcagcagggcaggtgctCGCCACTCGCTTGGGGGCTGCCTGGCGCGGGATACCAGAGTACACTGTGGTGATGGATGGAGACCTGGACCAGCCCCACTCTCTGGTGCTCCAGCCTCTGGCAGG GCTGATGTACTGGTCAGAGGTGGGGAGCCATGCACGGCTGATGGAGGCCAGTATGGATGGGAGTCGGCGGCACGTGCTGCTGGCCCAGGGACTGGGCTGGCCCACAGCACTGGCCCTTGACCTCCCCACCCAGAGGATCTTCTGGCTGGATGAGAAGCTGGGCAGTGTTGGTTCTGCACATCTGGACGGCAGCAGTGTGAAG GTTCTGAAGCTGCGCTGGGTCCGGAGCCcctttgcagcagctgtgtgcGAGGGGCAGCTCTACTGGTCGGAGAGGAAGACATGGTCCGTGCAGCAGGTGGACAAGGCCAGTGGCAAGAACAGGACCGTGCTGCTCAAACGGCAGGGGCAGCCCCACGGCCTCCAG GTGATGCATCCGGCCCTGcgccccacagcccccaacCCGTGTGAGACGCGTGGCTGCTCCCACCTGTGCCTGCTGAGCGCCAGGCACACTGGGCAGTGCCGCTGCCCTGCCAGGCTGATGCTGGCCGCCAACGAGACCACCTGCCTGCCCGTCCGCGATTCAGCCTTTGCCCTCCTGGTGTCACCGGCAGCTGTGGCACAG GTCTACCTGAAGGACCTGCCTGCAACAGCTGGATCCCAAGGGCTTCCCCCACACCGGGCCTTGCCCTTGGCCAAGGTGAGCCGCCTGACAGCCGTTGACTATGCAGTGAAAGACAAGAGTTTGTACTTTGCAGAGGTGGGAAGCAATTCCATTGGACTGCTGCGCCTGAAGGACTGGGGGCGGCTGTCCTGGAAGAAGGCAGTAGCTGTGGAGGGCACGGTGACATCCCTGGCCTTGGACTGGCTGAGTGGGAACCTTTACTGGATTGGGGGGCAGCCGCCCAGCATCCACGTGGCAGCTCCCAGGGGGCGGTGGGCCCTGGCACTACTCAGCGAGGGGCTGCAGGGTGCTGCCTGGCTGGCACTGTGCCCTCGTGCTTCCACCATGTGCTTTGTCACAGCAGCTGGCAGCCACAGGCATGGTGCCGTGGTGGAGTGTGCGGCCATGGACGGCACTGGCCGCAGAGCAGTCTGGAGGAGAGCCCGGGCTCCCACTGGCCTTGCCTTTGGGGGTGCTGGCTCCAGGCTGTACTGGGCAGACCATG agagagGTACTATCAGCAGTGTTGAGCTGGATGGATCCCGCTTCCGGGTGGTGCGGGAAGGGCTGCATGGTCTTTCACTCTTTGCCATAGGAGAAGGCTTTCTGCTCTGGAGCACGACCTCTACCAATG GCTCCAGCAAGATCTGGCACAGCCGGCTGGAGCAGGCTGACAACTGGTGGTTCCCGATGGAGCAGGAGTTGGTAGCCATGAGGATTTACAGCCAGTTCTCACAGGAAG GCACCAATGGCTGTGCAAGGAGCAATGggggctgtgcccagctctgcctgcccaacCCTGCCGGGCGGCAGTGCCGCTGCTCTGCCGGATACCACCTGGTGCATGGGGCAGCGTGTGCGCTGGCACCACCTTGCCCGGCCTCACTCCAGGCCTGCCCCGACCTCCAGAGCTGCATTTCCAGAGAGCAGGTCTGTGACGGGCGCTCCGACTGTGCCGACGGTTCCGATGAGTCTGACT GCGCCTCAGTGAAGGTGGGGATGCAGGTGCCTGCAGTGGCACCATCAGGAATGTCCCACATAGAGGAACAGAAACCAGTCTCATCCATAGCTGcaccccagcctcagcagcccagccccagcctgtcgGCAGCTGCTGGCCCCCAGGAGCATGGAGAGCCCTTCGTGGTACcccccagcacagaggaggtgctgggggctgtgccctgcagcagcGAGACATGCAACCTGCGCGGGGACTGCGCCATCGAGGCTGGCCGAGTGACATGCCACTGTGCCCTGGGCTACCGTGGCGACTACTGCGAGGAGGCCGAGGTGCAGCCCCTCGCAGGACCCATTGTCCTGGGGgtggctgtgctcctgctgctcgctgctgctgctgtgggggccCTGGCCTACATGAGGAGGCGGGACAGGCGGAGGAG gACCTCAAGCACTGCTTCAACTCGGGTGCTGACCTTGTACCACCGTGAAAGTGATcctgaggaagaggatgaggaggaggaggaagagcttcCCCCCAAGAGTGATACATTTGTGAATGAAGCTTATGAAGGGAAAGAA gagctgccagccctgctgaggaaAGGACCATCTCACATCAACACCGTATTCTCATAA